Proteins from one Paenibacillus amylolyticus genomic window:
- a CDS encoding isochorismatase family protein has product MALPVIQPYAMPVASELPVNRVSWTPDAKRAVLLIHDMQNYFMNAFTAGASPVVELIDHIAQLRSTCHELGIPVVYSAQPGGQTPEQRGLQLDFWGAGIDGGPVQKEIVESLAPAPQDIFMTKWRYSAFQKTELLELMERQGRDQLMVCGIYAHIGCLMTSSEAFMRDIQAFLVADAVADFSAEKHRMALTYAAERCAVTLTTERSIALLNASAATRTGGTATSEAQQQSASTVETGNVVERQEGVDQARLAALRAQIGDLLQEEPNSIGEHDDLIQNWGMDSIRMMSLAERFRAEGAEVTFVDLAEQPTLAAWARLLDHAQPKVLPNGDYF; this is encoded by the coding sequence ATGGCACTTCCAGTGATTCAACCATATGCAATGCCTGTAGCGTCGGAGCTTCCGGTCAACAGGGTATCCTGGACCCCGGATGCGAAGCGTGCAGTACTCTTGATCCACGATATGCAGAACTATTTCATGAATGCATTTACGGCGGGAGCATCCCCGGTGGTGGAACTGATTGATCATATTGCACAACTACGATCAACGTGTCATGAGCTGGGGATTCCCGTGGTCTACTCGGCACAACCGGGTGGACAGACACCGGAGCAGCGCGGATTACAGCTGGACTTCTGGGGTGCAGGGATCGATGGCGGACCTGTGCAAAAAGAAATTGTTGAATCGCTTGCACCCGCTCCACAGGACATCTTTATGACCAAATGGCGCTACAGCGCCTTCCAGAAGACAGAACTGCTTGAATTGATGGAGCGGCAAGGCCGGGATCAATTGATGGTTTGCGGCATATATGCGCATATCGGATGTCTGATGACGTCAAGTGAGGCATTTATGAGAGACATTCAGGCGTTTCTGGTTGCCGATGCGGTTGCTGATTTTTCAGCGGAAAAACACCGTATGGCGCTGACGTACGCGGCAGAGCGATGTGCGGTAACACTAACGACCGAACGTTCGATTGCGTTGCTGAATGCATCAGCCGCAACCAGAACTGGAGGTACAGCTACATCTGAGGCGCAGCAGCAATCAGCATCCACCGTGGAGACTGGGAATGTCGTTGAACGACAAGAAGGCGTTGATCAGGCAAGGTTGGCAGCATTACGGGCTCAGATTGGTGATCTGTTACAGGAGGAGCCCAATTCCATTGGGGAGCATGATGATCTGATTCAGAACTGGGGAATGGATTCCATCCGCATGATGAGTCTGGCTGAACGTTTTCGCGCGGAAGGAGCAGAGGTTACCTTTGTTGATCTGGCGGAGCAGCCTACCTTGGCCGCTTGGGCAAGACTCCTGGATCATGCCCAACCGAAAGTGCTGCCGAACGGAGACTACTTTTGA
- a CDS encoding 2,3-dihydro-2,3-dihydroxybenzoate dehydrogenase, with translation MSYTGIDGTVALVTGAAQGIGEAVARLLAQNGAIVALVDRQENVLNQLITDLRSHGHRATAHVADISDRQAVEDTVQQIEETVGPIGILVNAAGVLHTGAVSELTDEEWTRTFDVNTHGVFYMSRAVVRNMAERRMGTVITVGSNAAGVPRMYMSAYAASKAASTIFTKCLALEYADRHIRCNIVSPGSTDTPMQRAMWQDEHGAEAVIAGSLQTFRLGIPLNRMALPEDIADAVIYLVSDQARHITMHDLCVDGGATLGA, from the coding sequence GTGAGCTACACAGGAATCGATGGAACAGTGGCCTTGGTCACTGGTGCTGCGCAAGGGATTGGGGAAGCGGTGGCGAGGTTGCTTGCACAAAATGGTGCGATCGTTGCACTGGTGGATCGACAGGAGAATGTACTGAATCAGCTTATCACCGATCTGCGCAGCCATGGCCATCGGGCAACAGCCCACGTTGCTGATATATCGGATCGTCAAGCGGTTGAGGATACCGTTCAACAGATCGAAGAGACCGTTGGCCCCATTGGCATTCTGGTGAATGCTGCGGGCGTACTGCACACAGGGGCAGTTAGTGAGCTGACAGATGAGGAATGGACGAGGACGTTTGACGTGAATACGCACGGTGTATTTTACATGTCGCGTGCGGTAGTAAGAAATATGGCTGAACGCAGGATGGGTACGGTGATTACCGTGGGGTCGAATGCTGCTGGTGTTCCGCGAATGTACATGTCTGCCTACGCTGCTTCCAAAGCCGCTTCGACCATCTTCACGAAATGTCTGGCTCTGGAATACGCGGATCGGCATATTCGCTGCAACATTGTCTCTCCAGGTTCAACGGATACGCCAATGCAGCGAGCCATGTGGCAGGATGAACATGGCGCTGAGGCGGTCATTGCAGGTTCACTGCAAACCTTCCGTCTGGGCATACCGCTGAACAGGATGGCATTACCCGAGGATATCGCGGACGCAGTGATCTATCTGGTATCAGATCAAGCCAGACATATAACGATGCACGATCTGTGTGTGGATGGAGGCGCCACACTTGGTGCCTGA